In the Vitis vinifera cultivar Pinot Noir 40024 chromosome 2, ASM3070453v1 genome, one interval contains:
- the LOC100242004 gene encoding ras-related protein RABH1b, which translates to MAPVSALAKYKLVFLGDQSVGKTSIITRFMYDKFDNTYQATIGIDFLSKTMYLEDRTVRLQLWDTAGQERFRSLIPSYIRDSSVAVIVYDVASRQSFLNTSKWIEEVRTERGSDVIIVLVGNKTDLVEKRQVSIEEGEAKARELNVMFIETSAKAGFNIKALFRKIAAALPGMETLSSAKQEDMVDVNLKSSSGSASQSQTQARGCSC; encoded by the exons ATGGCTCCAGTTTCTGCTCTGGCCAAATACAAGCTTGTCTTCTTAGGGGATCAGTCTGTCGGGAAAACCAGCATCATCACTCGATTCATGTACGACAAATTCGATAATACCTATCAG GCTACAATTGGTATTGATTTCCTATCAAAGACCATGTATCTTGAAGATCGAACCGTTCGTCTGCAGTTGTG GGATACAGCCGGGCAGGAAAGATTCAGGAGTCTCATTCCGAGCTACATTAGGGATTCATCTGTTGCAGTCATTGTATATGATGTTGCAA GTCGGCAATCTTTCCTAAACACTTCAAAGTGGATTGAAGAGGTTCGCACTGAGAGAGGTAGTGATGTTATTATCGTCCTTGTTGGAAACAAGACTGACCTTGTGGAGAAAAG GCAAGTCTCAATAGAGGAAGGAGAAGCCAAAGCTCGTGAACTTAACGTCATGTTCATTGAAACAAGTGCCAAAGCTGGCTTCAATATAAAG GCACTGTTTCGGAAAATTGCAGCAGCTTTACCAGGAATGGAAACACTTTCTTCAGCAAAGCAAGAAGACATGGTTGATGTGAATCTGAAGTCGTCAAGTGGCAGTGCATCACAGTCCCAAACTCAGGCACGTGGATGCTCTTGTTGA
- the LOC100247087 gene encoding probable purine permease 11 — MEAAQELQLQLQTRAESREGSSQRDATVSGNQPSLPKPILYKWWLRVAIYTLFLLAGQSTATLLGRLYYDKGGNSKWMATFVQSAGFPILLPLFFFFSPTSKSTPISISPSSAKPPSFSTILFLYLFFGLLLTGDNLMYSYGLLYLPVSTYSLLCATQLAFNALFSFFLNSQKFTMLILNSLVLLTISASLLAVHSDSEDTTGTPKGKYVIGFLCTLGASATYSLYLSLVQLSFQKVIKRETFDVVLEMQVYPSFVATCACVVGLFASGEWSGLSEEMKEYEDGKISYLMTLIWTAVTWQISSVGLLGLIFEVSSLFSNVISTVALPVVPVVAVMFFHDKMDGVKVMALLLAVWGFVSYIYQHYLDDCRSKETKKTNEGEASNALTEVC; from the exons ATGGAGGCTGCTCAAGAACTGCAGCTGCAACTACAAACCAGAG CTGAAAGCAGAGAAGGAAGCTCACAAAGAGATGCAACAGTCAGTGGTAATCAACCAAGTCTTCCTAAACCCATACTCTACAAGTGGTGGCTTCGAGTGGCTATCTACACCCTCTTTCTTCTCGCCGGCCAATCCACAGCCACTCTCTTGGGAAGACTATACTATGACAAAGGCGGAAATAGCAAATGGATGGCCACATTTGTTCAATCAGCAGGCTTCCCAATCCTCCttcccctcttctttttcttctcaccGACATCCAAATCCACCCCCATCTCAATTAGCCCCTCTTCTGCAAAACCACCTTCTTTCTCCACCATATTGTTCCTCTACCTCTTCTTTGGCCTACTCTTGACAGGCGATAACTTGATGTATTCATATGGGCTCCTCTACCTCCCTGTCTCTACTTACTCTCTCCTCTGTGCGACCCAGTTGGCCTTCAATGCCctcttctccttcttcctcAATTCACAGAAGTTCACCATGCTAATACTCAACTCCCTGGTCCTCCTCACCATATCAGCCTCCCTTCTTGCAGTCCATTCAGACTCTGAAGACACAACAGGGACCCCCAAAGGGAAGTATGTAATTGGATTCCTTTGCACACTAGGCGCATCTGCCACATACTCCTTGTACCTCTCTCTAGTGCAATTATCTTTTCAGAAGGTTATAAAAAGAGAGACCTTCGATGTAGTCTTGGAAATGCAAGTATACCCATCATTTGTTGCGACTTGTGCCTGCGTGGTGGGACTTTTCGCAAGCGGGGAATGGAGTGGTCTGAGTGAAGAGATGAAGGAATATGAAGATGGGAAGATATCATATCTGATGACTCTGATTTGGACGGCAGTGACATGGCAAATTTCCTCAGTGGGCTTACTGGGTTTGATCTTTGAGGTGTCTTCTCTCTTCTCCAATGTCATTAGTACTGTTGCTTTGCCTGTGGTTCCAGTTGTGGCTGTAATGTTTTTCCATGATAAGATGGATGGGGTGAAAGTGATGGCCTTGCTGTTGGCAGTATGGGGCTTTGTTTCCTACATCTATCAGCATTATCTTGATGACTGTAGatccaaagaaacaaaaaaaaccaatgaGGGTGAAGCTTCTAATGCTCTGACAGAGGTTTGTTGA